One Sodalis praecaptivus DNA segment encodes these proteins:
- the kup gene encoding low affinity potassium transporter Kup has protein sequence MNKDHKQSLPAVTLAAIGVVYGDIGTSPLYTLRECLAGHYGFGVERVAVFGFLSLIFWLLILIVSLKYLLFVMRADNAGEGGILTLMSLAGRNTGAKLTPVLVIIGLIGGSFFYGEVVITPAISVMSAIEGLQIAAPSLQEFIVPLSVVVLTLLFFIQKKGTGSVGKLFAPVMLVWFLTLGVLGVRGIIGNPEVLYALNPKWAIAFFAEYQTVSFFALGAVVLAITGVEALYADMGHFGKLPIRIAWFSAVLPSLVLNYFGQGALLLSSPAAIKNPFFLLAPDWAMIPLLILATLATVIASQAVISGVFSLTRQAVRLGYLPPMRIIHTSDMEVGQIYIPFINWLLYIAVVLVIVSFEHSSNLAAAYGIAVTGTMVLTSILSCTVARKNWHWNLLLVAVLLLALLCLDVPMFAANALKIFSGGWLPLLLGFLMFVAMTTWKSERFRLLRRIHEHGNSLEALIASLEKSPPVRVPGTAVFMSRAMNVIPFALLHNLKHNKVLHERVVLLTLRTEDAPFVHNVRRVTIEALSPTFWRVVANYGYKETPDMEEIFHRCGLEGLSCRMMETSFFMSHESLILGKRPWYLMVRGKLFMALSRNALRAPDQYLIPPNRVIELGTQIEI, from the coding sequence ATGAATAAAGATCATAAGCAGTCGCTGCCGGCGGTCACGCTTGCCGCAATAGGCGTCGTGTATGGTGATATTGGCACCAGTCCTTTATATACCTTACGTGAATGTCTTGCCGGCCATTATGGTTTTGGCGTCGAACGCGTGGCGGTGTTTGGTTTCTTATCCCTCATTTTCTGGCTCCTGATCCTGATAGTCTCGCTGAAATACCTTCTCTTCGTCATGCGCGCCGACAACGCCGGCGAAGGCGGCATTCTGACGCTGATGTCGCTCGCAGGCAGAAATACCGGCGCCAAATTGACGCCGGTATTAGTGATTATCGGCCTTATCGGCGGCAGCTTCTTTTATGGCGAAGTGGTGATCACGCCGGCTATCTCGGTCATGTCGGCGATAGAGGGCTTACAGATTGCCGCGCCATCGCTACAGGAATTTATTGTCCCGCTCTCCGTGGTGGTGCTAACCCTGCTGTTTTTCATTCAAAAGAAAGGCACCGGCAGCGTTGGCAAACTTTTCGCGCCGGTGATGCTGGTATGGTTTCTCACGCTGGGCGTTCTGGGCGTGCGCGGCATTATCGGTAATCCCGAAGTGCTGTATGCGCTTAATCCGAAATGGGCTATCGCCTTTTTTGCCGAATATCAAACCGTCTCCTTTTTTGCTCTCGGAGCGGTGGTGCTGGCCATTACCGGCGTGGAAGCGCTGTACGCCGATATGGGGCATTTCGGTAAATTGCCCATCCGCATCGCCTGGTTTAGCGCAGTGCTGCCGTCCCTGGTGCTTAATTATTTCGGTCAGGGCGCGCTGTTGCTGTCATCCCCGGCGGCAATCAAAAACCCTTTCTTTTTACTCGCTCCCGATTGGGCGATGATTCCGCTGCTTATTCTCGCGACGCTTGCCACGGTTATCGCTTCTCAGGCGGTGATTTCCGGCGTGTTTTCCTTGACCCGCCAAGCGGTGCGTCTGGGATATTTACCGCCGATGCGCATCATCCATACCTCCGATATGGAGGTGGGGCAGATTTATATTCCTTTCATCAACTGGCTGCTGTATATCGCCGTGGTGCTGGTGATTGTCAGCTTCGAGCATTCCAGTAATCTGGCGGCGGCCTACGGTATCGCGGTGACCGGCACCATGGTGCTAACCAGCATCCTGTCTTGTACCGTGGCCAGAAAAAACTGGCATTGGAACCTGTTGCTGGTAGCGGTGCTATTGTTGGCGCTATTGTGCCTCGATGTGCCCATGTTCGCCGCCAACGCGCTCAAGATTTTCTCCGGCGGCTGGCTACCGCTGCTGTTGGGATTCCTGATGTTTGTCGCCATGACGACCTGGAAAAGCGAGCGGTTCCGCTTGCTGCGCCGGATCCACGAGCACGGGAATTCCCTGGAGGCGCTCATTGCCTCATTGGAAAAATCGCCGCCGGTGCGGGTACCCGGCACCGCCGTGTTTATGTCGCGCGCCATGAACGTCATCCCTTTTGCCCTGCTGCATAACCTGAAACACAACAAAGTCCTGCATGAGCGCGTGGTGTTGCTGACGCTGCGCACCGAAGATGCGCCCTTTGTGCATAATGTACGACGGGTCACCATCGAAGCGCTGTCGCCGACCTTCTGGCGCGTGGTGGCCAATTATGGTTACAAAGAGACGCCGGATATGGAGGAAATCTTCCACCGCTGCGGGTTGGAGGGGCTGTCATGCCGGATGATGGAAACGTCTTTCTTTATGTCCCATGAATCGCTGATTCTCGGGAAGCGGCCCTGGTATCTCATGGTTAGGGGGAAGCTGTTCATGGCCTTAAGCCGCAATGCCCTGCGCGCGCCGGATCAATATCTCATCCCGCCTAACCGGGTCATTGAGCTGGGAACGCAGATAGAGATCTAA
- a CDS encoding FadR/GntR family transcriptional regulator → MHLSVQQRAAQRNLSYVLAEKISQRILAGEFTAGDILPGEMELGEQFGVSRTAVREAVKILAAKGMVLPRPRIGTRVLPRHQWNFLDQDLLGWWLNRENFQDVLAHFLIMRISLEPQACALAALNANDGERQRLSALMAEMRRLHQHFDRERWISVDADFHRHIYDISGNPFLSSFANLFSSIYQNYFRAIASDDVIKLGRHQAIVDAILAGDGPGAFAACQQLLAEND, encoded by the coding sequence ATGCATTTATCCGTACAGCAACGGGCCGCACAACGCAACCTCTCCTATGTACTGGCCGAAAAAATAAGTCAGCGTATCCTGGCGGGCGAATTTACCGCCGGAGATATTCTGCCCGGCGAAATGGAATTAGGGGAACAATTCGGCGTGAGCCGTACCGCCGTACGCGAAGCGGTAAAAATCCTGGCGGCGAAGGGAATGGTCTTGCCGCGTCCCAGAATTGGAACACGGGTGTTGCCGCGCCATCAGTGGAACTTTCTCGATCAGGACCTGTTGGGATGGTGGCTTAACCGGGAAAATTTTCAAGACGTCCTGGCGCACTTCCTGATTATGCGCATTAGCCTGGAGCCCCAGGCCTGCGCGCTGGCGGCGTTAAACGCCAACGACGGCGAACGGCAGCGGCTGAGTGCATTGATGGCAGAGATGCGTCGGCTTCACCAGCATTTTGATCGCGAGCGCTGGATAAGCGTTGACGCGGATTTTCACCGCCATATTTATGACATCAGCGGCAACCCGTTCCTTTCCTCGTTCGCCAATCTGTTCAGCTCGATTTACCAAAATTACTTTCGCGCCATTGCCAGCGATGATGTCATCAAACTGGGCCGGCATCAGGCCATCGTGGACGCCATTCTCGCCGGGGACGGCCCGGGGGCCTTCGCCGCCTGTCAGCAACTGCTGGCTGAGAATGATTAA